Within Syntrophus gentianae, the genomic segment TGAAAGCCATTCTGAAGAAGAACGAAGCGCCGCTTGTCCTTCCGAAGAATGAGGTCTTCACGATTCTCGTTGTCGGCGTCAACGGGACGGGGAAGACCACGACCATCGGTAAGCTGGCCAATCAGTTCAAGGAGCAGGGGCGGTCGGTCCTGATGGTGGCCGCCGATACTTTCCGGGCTGCGGCCATTGAACAATTGGAGATCTGGAGTCAGCGGGTCGGGGTCCCCCTGATCAAGCAGAAAATGGAATCGGATCCCTCGGCCGTTGTTTTTGATGCGATTTCAGCGGCGAAGTCCGGCAAGGCGGATGTGCTGATCATCGATACGGCCGGGCGGCTGCACACCCAGGTCAACCTGATGGAAGAGATGAAAAAGATGAAACGGATCATGGGTCGCGAGCTTCCCGGCGCGCCTCACGAGGTTCTCCTCGTTCTGGATGCCACAACGGGTCAGAATGCGGTGAACCAGGCGAAGATGTTCAGCGATGCCGTGGGAGTAACCGGCCTCGTCCTGACCAAGCTGGATGGGACATCCAAGGGTGGTGTCATTCTCCGCATCGCCAAGGAATACAACATTCCCATCCGCTACATCGGCATCGGCGAGGGGTTGGATGATCTCCGGGAATTCGACAGCGAGGACTTCGTGTCGGCCCTCTTCGAACAGGGCGATTCTTAACGCCTCAAGATAACGCAGCGCTGTTCAAGAAAATCCGGGTTCCTCTGTTTTTCTCCTATTTCCCGTCCAGGGTCTGTCGGATCTTGTCGGCGATATCTTTGATGGTGAAGGGCTTCTGAAGAAAGCGAACCCCTTTGTCCATAATCCCGTGATGGGCGATCGTATCGGCCGTGTAGCCGGACATGAACACGATTTTGATTTCAGGATGGAGAACCTGTACCTCTTGGGCCAAGTCCTTGCCGTTCATTTCCGGCATCACCATGTCGGTCAGCAACAGGTTAATCTCCCCGGAGTGTTCCGCGGCCAGTTTCAAAGCCAATGACGGGGATGAGGCCTCCAGAACCTTGTAGCCCAAGCCGGTAAGCATCGTCCGGGAAAGCAACAGAAGGGCCGGATCGTCCTCCACCACCATCACGATCTCACCTTTGCCCTGCGGGATGTCCGCCGGCTTGAGGGTGGCAGTGGCATCTGCTTTGCCTGCATGACGAGGAAGGTAGATTTTGAAGGTCGTCCCTTCTCCCGGTTCACTGTAAACATTGATAAAACCATTGTTTTGTTTGACGATTCCATAGACTGTCGCCAGCCCCAGGCCGGTTCCTTTCCCTACTTCCTTGGTGGTGAAGAAGGGTTCGAAGAGGTGCGAAAGGACTTCGTCGGGCATGCCACATCCGTTGTCGCTGACAGCCAGCAGGACATAGTCACCGGGGACAAATCCGGCATGCTCGGAGCAGTAGGCATGGTCTAAATTAACCATGCCTGTTTCAATGGTAAGCTTGCCTGCTCCAGATATCGCATCCCGTGCATTGACGCACAGGTTGGCCAGAATTTGATCAATCTGGGATGGGTCTATCATAACCGGCCATAGACTTGAACAAGGCAGCCACGCAAGATCAATATCCTCACCGATGAGACGCCGGAGCATCTTCAACATGCTTTCCACGGTCTCGTTCAAATCGAGGACCCGGGGGCTGATCGTCTGTTTACGGGCAAAGGCCAATAATTTTCTGGTAATCTCAGCGGCCCGTCGGGCGGCATTGTGGATTTCCTGGAGATTGCCTTGCAGCTTTTCGGATAGATCTCCCCTTTCCAGAATGAGTTCCGAATACCCGAGGATTACGCCGAGCATGTTATTGAAATCATGGGCTACGCCGCCGGCCAAGCGACCCACGGATTCCATTTTCTGGGCCTGGATCAGCTGGGCCTGAAGCTTTTCCCGCTCAGCTTCAGCACGTCTGTGTTCGGTGATATCTCGAAAATCCCATACTCGGCCGATAATCTCGTCTCCCATACGCTGCGGGTTGGAAAAACGCTCAAAGACTCGACCATCCTTGAATTCAAGAATGTCCCGGCCTTCCACCTCCGGTTTGCTGTAAAGATCCCTGACCTTGGCAACGAATCCTTCCGGATCTTTCAAATTCTCCATGACATAGGCGAGCAATTTGTAATCGTCCGTTTTATCCATGACCGACATCGGGATGTGCCACATTTCGACAAATCTCCGGTTGAAAGCGATGACCCGGCGTTTCCTGTCCGCCGCGAGAATACCGTCGGCTGTGGCGTCCAATGCGGCTTGCAGAAGCGATTTTGATCGGAACAGCGCTTCTTCCGCACGTTTGTGCTCGGTGATATCCTGAAGCGTTCCATGAACCTTGACACACTGCCCTCCTTCGCGAATCGCCCTGCCGATGGCCTGAACCCATTTGACATTCCCTTTGGCTGTAAGGCACTGGGCTTCGAAATTAAGGGGTTTGTCTTCCTCAATCAGCGCCCGCATCGCTTCGGCAACCAGATGCCGATACTCCGGAAGGTAGTAACTCAGATGCTCATCCGGTCCGGGGATGGGATCGCCTGGTTCGATCTCAACGATATCGTAGGTGCCGCGCGTCCATTTGGCCGTGCGGGATATCACATCCATTTCCCATCCGCCGATCTTCGCAATATGACCGACTTCATTGAGCAGTGCTTCATTCTCCCGCAGCGCCTCTTCCACCCGGTTGCGCTCGGCGATATCCATTTCGAGGGCGCGATTGGCTTTTTCCAGCTGCAACGCTTTTTCTTCCAGCTTGCGGATCAGCGCTTCGTTGTATTGTTGAATATGGTTTTGTTCATCCCATATCGGAAGCTTTGCCGGCGAAAGCAAACCGTCTTTCTGCCTTGCCAGAACTTCCTGGATGCAATGAAGGAACGGTTCCGGCTCGATGGGTTTGATGATGAAGGCATCCGCGCCGAGGTCCAGGGCGAGTTTTTCGTCCTTCGGTTCGGTGTAAGTGGCTGTATAGACAACGAAGGGAATCTGCTTGAGAAGATCATCCGATTTCCAGTGGCGCAGGAGTGTATAGCCATCCATGATCGGCATGAGGAGATCGGAAATAATGAGTTGCGGCAGCAGTTTCCGTGCTTTAAGCATGGCCTCCGCCCCATGGCGCGCCTCATCTACTTCATAGCCGTTGCTTTCCAGAAGAAAACGCAGCATATAGAGATTTTCCTGCTTGTCGTCAACGATCAGGATTCGATTCATGGTTTGCTCCAGCTTTCGGGAAGGGTCAAATAGCGCTCGATATCAGCGACGAAGGTTTCGGGGTTGATCGGTTTTTCCAGATAGCCGTTGCAGCCTGCCTCCAGGGTTTTCTCACGGTCACCCATCATAGCATAGGAAGTGACCGCCACAATGGGGACGTCGCTCAACGCTGGATTGCGTCGCAGTTCGCGGGCCACGGTGTACCCATCCATCTGCGGCAGCTGGATGTCGAGCAAAATGAGGCAAGGCTGGATCCGGGATGCCAGATCGATGCCCGTGGGGCCGTCCACGGCAGGTACGACTTCATAACCGTACTTTTCCAAAAGGAATGTCTCCATGTAGCGGTTCTGTTCGTTGTCCTCGATAAGTAGAATTTTCGGCTTCATACGGTACGTCCTCCCTTCTTGACGGGCAGCGAAATTGTGAAGGTGCTGCCGACGCCCCATTGGCTCTCTATGGAAATCCGGCCTCCGAGTAATTCAATCAACCGCCGGCAAATGGCCAATCCCAGCCCCGTGCCTTCGTAATTGCGCGTCAGGCCGGTGTCAATCTGCCGAAAGGGCTGGAAAAGATTCTGCAGATCCTCCGCCTTGATCCCGATGCCGGTGTCGGTCACCGAAAGAAAAAGAACGTCCTTCTCTATCTTTGCCGCAAGGGCAATGTGGCCGCAGTCGGTAAACTTGATGGCGTTGTTCAATAAGTTGATGAGGATCTGCTCGATACGCCGAGGGTCGCTGACCCATGTGCCGACTTCGGAGCCAAGGTCTAATTGCAGAGTCAATTCCTTCTTTTCCGCCAGGGGTTTCACGATGTCGGCAACCTTCTCGATGGAGGCGCGCAAATCAAAAGGTTCACAAGTGACTTCCAATTGCCCGGCCTCTATTTTCGAGATGTCCAGTACGTCATTGATCAGGGCCAGCAGATGCCGCGCGCTGCCACGCACCATTTCCAGCTGTTTGTTCTGCTCCGGATTCAGCGGTCCGGCGAGACCCTGGAGGATGATCCCCGTGAACCCGATGATGGAGTTCAGCGGCGTCCGTAATTCGTGAGACATGGTGGCCAGGAAAGCAGACTTCAACCGGTCGGCCGCCTCTGCGCGCTCCTTGGCCACGACCAGTTCCGCCGTTCGCTCGGCCACGCGATGCTCAAGCTCTTCGGTGTAACGCTGCAGCTCCTTGTTCAGCTGTCGAATCCGATCCTCAGCCCGTTTAAGCTCGGTAACATCCGTACCGATGCTCAAAATCTCCGCCACCTCTCCCTGCTCGTTTCGCACGACTTTGTTGGCCCAAGAGATTAATACGCGATCGCCGTTGCGGAGAAGATTTTCATTGACGTTCTGCTCAAACGCCTCCGGATCTGCGTAGATCTGTTTCATGAGATGGCTGAGGTCGCGGCCGTTGCTGTCGGTCAATGGCACAATCGAGCCTATCAACTGGCGGCCCAGGATTTCCTCGGCGGAGTAGCCGAAGAAGCGCAGTCCGAATTCGTTCATGAAGGTGACGATCCCGTCGGAGTTAAAGCGCAGGATTATGCTGTTGGCGAGTTCAACCAGCTCGCGGTACTTCCGTTCGCTTTCGCGCAAGGCCTGTCCGGTGAGATGTTGTTCTGTCACATCCCGGATGACCTCGATGGCGCCGCATCGAAATCCCGCCTTGTCGAAGAGCGGCGCCGCTACACCCCAGAGATGAGCGCCGCGTCCTTCGTTCAAGCTTGGGATGAAGGACTCCGCGTAAATCTTGTCGCCTTTGCGTTGTACGTATTTGTATATGGTTTCCAGTTGAGGTTCGGGCAGATCCAGGAGATCGATGAGGATGGGGCGGCGCTCGCCGAAGAACGGTTCGGCGTAGGCGTAATCGCCAAGGCCCAGTACCTTGTCCTTGCTCACTCCCGTCATGACCTCGCAGGCACGGTTCCACGCGACAACCCGCTTGTCCTGATCGATGACAAAAGTGGCGTCCGGGAGGAATTCGATGATATCCGTGAGTCGCTGCAGTGCAGCCAGAATTGCCGCTTCTGCTTCCTTGCGCTCGGTGATGTCGGTAGCCACACCATCCCAAATGACCCGTCCATCGGATGTCTTGTACGGATGAGACCACACATGGATCCAACGCCATTGCCCATCGGCGTTCCGCATGTGCATTTCCATCGTGAAGTCGGTCATGTTCCGGCGGCTGGCTGCTTCTGCCGCCTTCAGAGCCGGCATCTGCTCCGGATCTGTTTGGGAGCGCAGCAGGTCGGCATTGCGCAGCACATCTTCCGCATTGAGACCGTGCAACCGCTCAACTCCGGCGCTGAGGTAGAGGAACCGTGGCGTACCGTCCCTATCGGAAGTAAATTGATAAACATAGCTTCCCGGAAGGTTGTCCCTGATTAAACGGAACCGTTCCTCGCTATCGCTGAGGGCGGCCTGGGCTTGAGCGCGGATTTTTCGTTCCGCGCGAAGGAGGAACA encodes:
- the ftsY gene encoding signal recognition particle-docking protein FtsY; this translates as MSIFQKKQGFFEKLKRGLAKTRDLLLTDVNDIILGKKEIDQELFDELEEALIAADVGPAFTSELIEKMTDSVKRKELDSPERLKEVLRNTMKAILKKNEAPLVLPKNEVFTILVVGVNGTGKTTTIGKLANQFKEQGRSVLMVAADTFRAAAIEQLEIWSQRVGVPLIKQKMESDPSAVVFDAISAAKSGKADVLIIDTAGRLHTQVNLMEEMKKMKRIMGRELPGAPHEVLLVLDATTGQNAVNQAKMFSDAVGVTGLVLTKLDGTSKGGVILRIAKEYNIPIRYIGIGEGLDDLREFDSEDFVSALFEQGDS
- a CDS encoding hybrid sensor histidine kinase/response regulator, which codes for MNRILIVDDKQENLYMLRFLLESNGYEVDEARHGAEAMLKARKLLPQLIISDLLMPIMDGYTLLRHWKSDDLLKQIPFVVYTATYTEPKDEKLALDLGADAFIIKPIEPEPFLHCIQEVLARQKDGLLSPAKLPIWDEQNHIQQYNEALIRKLEEKALQLEKANRALEMDIAERNRVEEALRENEALLNEVGHIAKIGGWEMDVISRTAKWTRGTYDIVEIEPGDPIPGPDEHLSYYLPEYRHLVAEAMRALIEEDKPLNFEAQCLTAKGNVKWVQAIGRAIREGGQCVKVHGTLQDITEHKRAEEALFRSKSLLQAALDATADGILAADRKRRVIAFNRRFVEMWHIPMSVMDKTDDYKLLAYVMENLKDPEGFVAKVRDLYSKPEVEGRDILEFKDGRVFERFSNPQRMGDEIIGRVWDFRDITEHRRAEAEREKLQAQLIQAQKMESVGRLAGGVAHDFNNMLGVILGYSELILERGDLSEKLQGNLQEIHNAARRAAEITRKLLAFARKQTISPRVLDLNETVESMLKMLRRLIGEDIDLAWLPCSSLWPVMIDPSQIDQILANLCVNARDAISGAGKLTIETGMVNLDHAYCSEHAGFVPGDYVLLAVSDNGCGMPDEVLSHLFEPFFTTKEVGKGTGLGLATVYGIVKQNNGFINVYSEPGEGTTFKIYLPRHAGKADATATLKPADIPQGKGEIVMVVEDDPALLLLSRTMLTGLGYKVLEASSPSLALKLAAEHSGEINLLLTDMVMPEMNGKDLAQEVQVLHPEIKIVFMSGYTADTIAHHGIMDKGVRFLQKPFTIKDIADKIRQTLDGK
- a CDS encoding response regulator; this translates as MKPKILLIEDNEQNRYMETFLLEKYGYEVVPAVDGPTGIDLASRIQPCLILLDIQLPQMDGYTVARELRRNPALSDVPIVAVTSYAMMGDREKTLEAGCNGYLEKPINPETFVADIERYLTLPESWSKP
- a CDS encoding PAS domain-containing sensor histidine kinase, translated to MKNDTSRMILRIILPYVLFAGLWIFLSDRLLAALHLDSALHLQWSIYKGWIFVFVTALLLLFLLRAERKIRAQAQAALSDSEERFRLIRDNLPGSYVYQFTSDRDGTPRFLYLSAGVERLHGLNAEDVLRNADLLRSQTDPEQMPALKAAEAASRRNMTDFTMEMHMRNADGQWRWIHVWSHPYKTSDGRVIWDGVATDITERKEAEAAILAALQRLTDIIEFLPDATFVIDQDKRVVAWNRACEVMTGVSKDKVLGLGDYAYAEPFFGERRPILIDLLDLPEPQLETIYKYVQRKGDKIYAESFIPSLNEGRGAHLWGVAAPLFDKAGFRCGAIEVIRDVTEQHLTGQALRESERKYRELVELANSIILRFNSDGIVTFMNEFGLRFFGYSAEEILGRQLIGSIVPLTDSNGRDLSHLMKQIYADPEAFEQNVNENLLRNGDRVLISWANKVVRNEQGEVAEILSIGTDVTELKRAEDRIRQLNKELQRYTEELEHRVAERTAELVVAKERAEAADRLKSAFLATMSHELRTPLNSIIGFTGIILQGLAGPLNPEQNKQLEMVRGSARHLLALINDVLDISKIEAGQLEVTCEPFDLRASIEKVADIVKPLAEKKELTLQLDLGSEVGTWVSDPRRIEQILINLLNNAIKFTDCGHIALAAKIEKDVLFLSVTDTGIGIKAEDLQNLFQPFRQIDTGLTRNYEGTGLGLAICRRLIELLGGRISIESQWGVGSTFTISLPVKKGGRTV